A DNA window from Amycolatopsis sp. DSM 110486 contains the following coding sequences:
- a CDS encoding DUF2752 domain-containing protein yields the protein MSTVYTGIPVRGARATARALAGPAAVVAGLGVCCAAVWLGDPTTPGGPLPVCPTKFLFGIDCPGCGGMRMAYSLMHGDLAGAVHYNAVALVFVALFAWSGVAWTVGRLRGRAVRSWLHWRRTPLVVAVVFAIWFVVRNLPFAPFTGLSV from the coding sequence GTGAGCACCGTCTACACGGGAATCCCGGTGCGGGGCGCGCGAGCCACGGCGCGAGCGCTGGCAGGGCCGGCGGCCGTGGTCGCGGGGCTCGGCGTGTGCTGCGCCGCCGTGTGGCTAGGAGATCCGACGACGCCGGGCGGGCCGTTGCCGGTGTGCCCCACCAAGTTCCTCTTCGGTATCGACTGTCCGGGTTGCGGCGGTATGCGGATGGCCTACAGCCTCATGCACGGCGACCTCGCCGGCGCCGTGCACTACAACGCGGTGGCGCTCGTGTTCGTGGCGCTGTTCGCATGGAGCGGTGTCGCGTGGACCGTCGGGCGGCTGCGCGGACGGGCGGTTCGGTCGTGGCTGCACTGGCGCCGCACGCCGCTCGTGGTGGCGGTGGTGTTCGCGATCTGGTTCGTGGTGCGGAACCTGCCTTTCGCGCCGTTCACCGGTTTGTCGGTCTGA
- a CDS encoding CD225/dispanin family protein — protein MTGPYPPPGGQYPPPPGGPYYYGGPQPNFPPPPDNRLVWGILTTIFCCLPLGIVSIVKANEVNSLWYQGRFAEAQHAADQAGKWAMWSALAIPIGIVAYLLVVLFVFLIAGTSAGFWSS, from the coding sequence ATGACCGGCCCGTACCCGCCACCCGGCGGGCAGTACCCGCCGCCTCCCGGCGGCCCGTACTACTACGGCGGCCCGCAGCCGAACTTCCCGCCGCCGCCGGACAACCGGCTCGTGTGGGGGATCCTCACCACGATCTTCTGCTGCCTGCCGCTCGGGATCGTCTCCATCGTGAAGGCCAATGAGGTCAACTCCCTGTGGTACCAGGGCCGCTTCGCCGAAGCGCAGCACGCCGCGGACCAGGCGGGCAAGTGGGCCATGTGGTCGGCGTTGGCGATTCCCATCGGCATCGTGGCGTACCTGCTGGTGGTGCTGTTCGTGTTCCTGATCGCGGGCACGTCCGCCGGGTTCTGGTCGTCGTGA
- the era gene encoding GTPase Era, which translates to MADAHRSGFACFVGRPNAGKSTLTNALVGSKVAITSSKPQTTRHAIRGIVHREDAQLVIIDTPGLHRPRTLLGQRLNDVVHETWSEVDVVGFCVPANEKIGPGDKFIAAELTKIARRTPVIGVVTKTDLVKPEQVAEQLLALQGVMEFADLVPVSAVDGFQVQTVADLLVARLPEGPQLYPGGELTDEPEMTLVAELIREAALEGVRDELPHSIAVTVEEMLPREGRDDLVDVHAFLYVERPSQKGIILGHKGERLREVGAAARKQIEGLLGSKVYLDLHIKVAKDWQRDPKQLRRLGF; encoded by the coding sequence ATGGCCGACGCGCACCGCTCCGGCTTCGCGTGCTTCGTCGGGAGGCCCAACGCGGGCAAGTCGACGCTCACGAACGCGCTTGTGGGCTCGAAGGTCGCCATCACCTCCAGCAAGCCGCAGACGACCCGGCACGCGATCCGCGGCATCGTGCACCGCGAGGACGCGCAGCTGGTCATCATCGACACGCCCGGCCTGCACCGCCCGCGCACGCTGCTCGGGCAGCGGCTCAACGACGTGGTGCACGAGACGTGGTCCGAAGTGGACGTCGTCGGGTTCTGCGTGCCCGCCAACGAAAAGATCGGCCCCGGGGACAAGTTCATCGCCGCGGAGCTGACGAAGATCGCGCGGCGTACGCCAGTGATCGGCGTGGTGACCAAGACCGACCTGGTGAAGCCCGAGCAGGTGGCCGAGCAGCTGCTGGCGCTGCAGGGCGTGATGGAGTTCGCCGACCTCGTGCCGGTGTCCGCTGTGGACGGTTTCCAGGTGCAGACGGTGGCCGACCTGCTCGTGGCGCGGCTGCCGGAGGGCCCGCAGCTCTACCCGGGCGGCGAGCTCACCGACGAGCCCGAGATGACGCTCGTGGCCGAGCTGATCCGCGAGGCCGCGCTCGAAGGCGTGCGCGACGAGCTGCCGCACTCCATCGCCGTGACGGTGGAGGAGATGCTGCCGCGCGAAGGCCGCGACGACCTCGTGGACGTGCACGCGTTCCTGTACGTGGAGCGGCCCAGCCAGAAGGGCATCATCCTCGGGCACAAGGGTGAACGCCTGCGTGAGGTCGGAGCCGCGGCCCGCAAGCAGATCGAGGGGCTGCTGGGTTCGAAGGTGTACCTCGACTTGCACATCAAGGTGGCCAAGGACTGGCAGCGCGACCCGAAGCAGCTGCGCCGCCTCGGCTTTTGA
- a CDS encoding cytidine deaminase, whose amino-acid sequence MPDLDAEDQKLITLARSSRARVGAEEGAAVRDTDGRTYTAVTVDQPSFKLTAVQAAVAAALSSGAEGLEAAAVVTGDVLVQEASVHAVRDVAKTAPIILADPTGDVVEVLR is encoded by the coding sequence ATGCCTGACCTCGACGCCGAGGACCAGAAGCTCATCACGCTGGCCCGGTCGTCGCGCGCCCGCGTCGGCGCCGAGGAGGGCGCGGCCGTGCGCGACACCGACGGCCGGACGTACACCGCGGTGACCGTCGACCAGCCCTCGTTCAAGCTCACGGCCGTGCAGGCCGCCGTGGCCGCCGCGCTGTCGAGCGGCGCCGAAGGGCTCGAGGCGGCGGCCGTGGTGACGGGTGACGTGCTGGTGCAGGAGGCCTCGGTGCACGCCGTGCGTGACGTCGCGAAGACCGCGCCGATCATCCTGGCCGACCCGACGGGTGACGTCGTCGAGGTGCTGCGCTGA
- a CDS encoding CNNM domain-containing protein codes for MGSPTAQLVVAVALVLLAGVFAAADAAVSTVSQARTEGLVRIGRAGARQLAAVVAERRRHINLLLLLRLGCELTATVLVTVSFLAWFGKLWLAVLVSAVVMVVVSYVLIGVGPRTIGRQHPYRVGTIVAGPVRVLGLILGPLSRLLIVIGNAITPGQGFREGPFTSEVELRELVDLAQERGVVEDSEREMIHSVFELGDTVAREVMVPRTEIVWIERTKTVRQALALALRTGFTRVPVIDESVDDIVGVVNIKDLMPAYMDPDGPSTVVDQVMNPASFVPDSKRLDDLLKEMQLTHNHVAIAVDEYGGTAGLLTIEDILEEIVGEITDESDTDERPDVEELEGGAVRVSSRLSVDDLGELFGIDLEDHDVETVGGLLAERLGRVPLPGAEAEVAGLRLFAEGGKDRRGRMRITSVVVHPADADAVTESGTRRRTRVPQPEERDRRVEHA; via the coding sequence ATGGGCAGTCCCACGGCACAGCTCGTCGTCGCGGTGGCGCTCGTGCTGCTGGCCGGGGTGTTCGCGGCCGCCGACGCGGCCGTCAGCACCGTCTCGCAGGCCCGCACCGAAGGGCTCGTGCGCATCGGCCGGGCCGGTGCGCGCCAGCTCGCCGCCGTCGTCGCCGAACGCCGCCGCCACATCAACCTGCTCCTGCTGCTGCGCCTCGGCTGCGAGCTCACGGCCACGGTGCTCGTCACCGTGTCGTTCCTCGCCTGGTTCGGCAAGCTGTGGCTCGCCGTGCTCGTCTCCGCCGTGGTGATGGTGGTGGTGAGCTACGTGCTCATCGGCGTCGGCCCGCGCACCATCGGCCGCCAGCACCCCTACCGCGTCGGCACGATCGTCGCCGGGCCCGTGCGGGTCCTCGGCTTGATCCTCGGCCCGCTCTCGCGGCTGCTGATCGTGATCGGTAACGCGATCACCCCCGGTCAGGGCTTCCGCGAAGGCCCGTTCACCTCCGAAGTCGAGCTGCGCGAGCTGGTCGACCTCGCGCAGGAACGCGGCGTGGTCGAGGACTCCGAGCGCGAGATGATCCACTCGGTGTTCGAGCTGGGCGACACGGTCGCGCGCGAGGTGATGGTGCCGCGCACCGAGATCGTGTGGATCGAGCGCACCAAGACCGTGCGCCAGGCGCTCGCGCTCGCGTTGCGCACCGGGTTCACGCGCGTGCCGGTGATCGACGAGTCCGTGGACGACATCGTCGGCGTGGTCAACATCAAGGACCTGATGCCGGCGTACATGGACCCGGACGGCCCGAGCACGGTCGTGGACCAGGTGATGAACCCGGCGAGCTTCGTGCCCGACTCCAAGCGGCTCGACGACCTGCTCAAGGAGATGCAGCTCACCCACAACCACGTGGCGATCGCGGTCGACGAGTACGGCGGCACCGCGGGCCTGCTGACCATCGAGGACATCCTCGAGGAGATCGTCGGCGAGATCACCGACGAGTCCGACACCGACGAGCGGCCCGACGTCGAGGAGCTCGAGGGCGGCGCGGTGCGCGTGTCGTCGCGCCTGAGCGTCGACGACCTCGGTGAGCTCTTCGGCATCGACCTCGAAGACCACGACGTGGAGACCGTGGGCGGGCTGCTCGCGGAACGACTGGGTAGGGTCCCCCTTCCGGGGGCCGAAGCCGAGGTCGCCGGTCTTCGGCTGTTCGCCGAAGGGGGCAAGGACCGCCGGGGCCGCATGCGGATCACGTCGGTCGTCGTCCACCCGGCCGACGCGGACGCCGTGACCGAGTCCGGCACGCGCCGGCGCACCCGGGTGCCCCAGCCCGAAGAACGCGACAGGAGAGTCGAACATGCCTGA
- the ybeY gene encoding rRNA maturation RNase YbeY — protein MSIEIANESGVDVDEASIVSAARYALDKMEVSPLAELSILLVTLEVMEDLHERWMDLPGPTDVMAFPMDELDSSRRPDAPDASPALLGDIVLCPAFAKDQAKTAGHALTDELHLLTVHGVLHLLGYDHAEPAEEREMFGLQKRILTEFQSAVAELNRKNAQRNADDRVLGIAGLDASAAPAAPKPVEETP, from the coding sequence ATGAGCATCGAGATCGCCAACGAGTCGGGCGTCGACGTCGACGAGGCGTCGATCGTCTCGGCCGCGCGCTACGCGCTCGACAAGATGGAGGTCAGCCCGCTCGCCGAGCTGTCCATCCTGCTCGTCACGCTCGAGGTCATGGAAGATTTGCACGAACGCTGGATGGACCTGCCCGGGCCCACCGACGTGATGGCCTTCCCCATGGACGAGCTCGACTCGTCGCGCCGCCCCGACGCGCCCGACGCGTCGCCGGCGCTGCTCGGCGACATCGTGCTGTGCCCGGCGTTCGCGAAGGACCAGGCGAAGACGGCGGGCCACGCGCTGACCGACGAGCTGCACCTGCTCACTGTCCACGGCGTGCTGCACCTGCTCGGCTATGACCACGCCGAACCGGCCGAGGAACGCGAGATGTTCGGCCTGCAGAAGCGCATCCTCACCGAGTTCCAGTCGGCCGTGGCCGAGCTGAACCGGAAGAACGCGCAGCGCAACGCCGACGACCGCGTGCTCGGCATCGCGGGCCTCGATGCGTCGGCCGCGCCCGCGGCGCCGAAACCGGTCGAGGAAACCCCCTAG
- a CDS encoding PhoH family protein: MAGTAQGGAARPDATAGKAAQSKNEDATSVAQSRFPVPEAAVLSLLGSRDENLRVAEELLAADVHVRGNEVTLTGAPADVAFAERVFADLVQLATGGQQVGPDTVRRTIGMLSSGDASPAEVLSLNIVSRRGKTIRPKTLNQKRYVDAIDKHTIVFGIGPAGTGKTYLAMAKAVQALQAKQVTRIVLTRPAVEAGERLGYLPGTLNEKIDPYLRPLYDALHDMVEPDSIPRLMQAGTIEIAPLAYMRGRTLNDAFIILDEAQNTTPEQMKMFLTRLGMGSKIVVTGDITQIDLPNGQKSGLRVVRDILDGVNDLHFAELTSQDVVRHRLVGDIVDAYEKWQAVQDAQDQQQGGWKGNRR; encoded by the coding sequence GTGGCCGGAACCGCACAGGGTGGAGCCGCCCGACCCGACGCCACCGCCGGCAAGGCGGCGCAGTCGAAAAACGAGGACGCCACCTCCGTGGCCCAGTCCCGCTTCCCCGTCCCCGAAGCCGCCGTCCTGAGCCTGCTCGGCTCGCGTGACGAGAACCTGCGCGTCGCCGAGGAGCTCCTCGCCGCGGACGTGCACGTCCGCGGCAATGAAGTGACCCTCACCGGCGCGCCCGCCGACGTGGCGTTCGCCGAACGCGTCTTCGCCGACCTCGTGCAGCTCGCCACCGGCGGCCAGCAGGTGGGCCCCGACACGGTGCGCCGCACCATCGGCATGCTGTCCTCCGGCGACGCGTCCCCGGCCGAGGTCCTGAGCCTCAACATCGTCTCCCGCCGCGGCAAGACGATCCGGCCCAAGACGCTCAACCAGAAGCGCTACGTCGACGCCATCGACAAGCACACCATCGTCTTCGGCATCGGCCCCGCCGGTACCGGCAAGACGTACCTCGCCATGGCGAAGGCCGTGCAGGCGCTGCAGGCCAAGCAGGTCACGCGCATCGTGCTGACCCGTCCCGCCGTCGAGGCGGGCGAGCGGCTCGGCTACCTGCCGGGCACGCTCAACGAGAAGATCGACCCGTACCTGCGCCCGCTCTACGACGCGCTGCACGACATGGTCGAACCCGACTCGATCCCGCGCCTCATGCAGGCCGGCACGATCGAGATCGCGCCGCTGGCGTACATGCGCGGGCGCACGCTGAACGACGCCTTCATCATCCTCGACGAGGCCCAGAACACCACGCCCGAGCAGATGAAGATGTTCCTCACGCGCCTCGGCATGGGCTCGAAGATCGTCGTCACCGGTGACATCACGCAGATCGACCTGCCCAACGGCCAGAAGAGCGGCCTGCGCGTGGTCCGCGACATCCTCGACGGTGTCAACGACCTGCACTTCGCCGAGCTGACCAGCCAGGACGTGGTGCGCCACCGGCTCGTCGGCGACATCGTCGACGCGTACGAGAAGTGGCAAGCGGTGCAGGACGCCCAGGACCAGCAGCAGGGCGGCTGGAAGGGCAACCGCCGATGA
- a CDS encoding histidine triad nucleotide-binding protein produces the protein MSDAETLFERIIAGEIPADVVYEDENTFAFRDINPQANVHVLVVPKKRYRNVGELAAGDPELLSAVIGAAKKVAELEGIAESGYRVVFNTDGDAGQTVFHVHAHVLGGEQLGLFGRHA, from the coding sequence ATGAGTGATGCGGAGACGTTGTTCGAGCGGATCATCGCGGGCGAGATCCCGGCGGACGTTGTCTACGAAGACGAGAACACGTTCGCGTTCAGGGACATCAATCCGCAGGCCAACGTGCACGTGCTGGTGGTGCCGAAGAAGCGCTACCGCAACGTGGGCGAGCTGGCCGCCGGGGACCCCGAGCTGCTGAGCGCGGTGATCGGTGCGGCCAAGAAGGTGGCGGAGCTCGAGGGCATCGCGGAGTCCGGCTACCGGGTGGTGTTCAACACCGACGGCGACGCGGGGCAGACGGTGTTCCACGTGCACGCGCACGTGCTGGGCGGCGAGCAGCTCGGATTGTTCGGGCGCCACGCCTAA